From a single Labilibaculum sp. DW002 genomic region:
- a CDS encoding SusD/RagB family nutrient-binding outer membrane lipoprotein: protein MKNLNIINGFLVLLLLGGLVSCSDDFFDVNESETKPSNMSLPPQQRLMATIDNTTGFGQSRLSREGTVLSYHITERTTYYSRWSWRTVSYAAEQYLYTNALPNTADLIVLGEEYNSPHFSAVGKILRAYLFSMVSDQLGDIIMDDSYDAKNQLILTPELNSQKEAYIGIHKLIDEALLDFDKPNAIDLNVIGTDVMFQGDISKWKKFAWALKARLLNHMTAKESGDFKYDPAAVVAACGKAMSTNADNAKRQFTGEETQNNIYPWSDTEGGDVEGAFDSRADNWSKFFVDNLKDPLLLNNESVPDPRLPLIVQPALDAELYGLTGLDMYQGVPMGTYRENGFNGVKETVDFVAGDINPYTGVVFTEDTKMVMDSTEYFSRGHQYGKPNGLFYTSPNSDWYMITYAECKFIEAEANFRNGDKAAAFAAYKEGIEADMSNMGVDAGDISDYLTHVDNIGAANITLERIMTQKHIATVMNPETWVDLRRVEYDNTFTRLKRPQNLNASIFPISGDEVDGKEVWIRALKYDNRNIERNSANLPDNDDASRFPTRVWWNTPDADDVVDLTN from the coding sequence ATGAAAAACTTAAATATAATTAACGGATTTCTAGTTTTACTACTGTTAGGAGGATTGGTTTCTTGTTCCGATGATTTTTTCGATGTTAATGAATCGGAAACAAAACCATCGAACATGTCTTTGCCACCTCAACAACGATTGATGGCTACAATAGATAATACTACTGGCTTTGGCCAAAGTAGATTATCTAGAGAGGGAACTGTACTCTCTTATCATATTACTGAAAGAACAACATATTATTCAAGATGGAGTTGGAGGACGGTTTCTTATGCTGCTGAGCAATATCTATATACTAATGCTCTTCCAAACACTGCCGATTTAATTGTCTTAGGTGAAGAATATAATTCGCCTCATTTTTCTGCTGTTGGAAAAATATTGAGAGCGTATCTTTTTTCGATGGTTAGCGATCAGCTTGGTGATATAATAATGGATGATTCTTATGATGCTAAAAATCAGCTTATTCTTACGCCTGAGTTAAATTCGCAAAAGGAGGCTTATATAGGAATACATAAGCTTATCGATGAAGCTCTTTTAGATTTTGATAAGCCAAATGCTATAGATCTTAATGTAATTGGTACAGATGTGATGTTCCAAGGAGATATTTCGAAGTGGAAGAAATTTGCCTGGGCTCTTAAGGCTCGTCTTCTTAATCACATGACTGCTAAGGAATCAGGTGATTTTAAGTATGATCCAGCGGCTGTTGTTGCTGCTTGTGGAAAAGCTATGAGTACAAATGCAGATAATGCCAAAAGACAATTTACTGGTGAAGAGACTCAAAATAATATCTACCCATGGTCTGATACTGAAGGTGGTGATGTTGAAGGTGCTTTTGATTCTCGTGCAGATAATTGGTCGAAGTTTTTTGTTGACAATCTAAAAGATCCTTTGTTGTTAAATAATGAATCTGTTCCAGATCCACGCCTACCTCTTATCGTACAACCTGCTTTAGATGCAGAACTTTATGGTTTAACAGGTTTAGATATGTATCAAGGTGTTCCAATGGGAACGTATCGTGAAAATGGTTTTAACGGTGTAAAAGAGACTGTAGATTTTGTTGCTGGTGATATCAATCCGTATACGGGAGTTGTTTTTACAGAGGACACTAAAATGGTTATGGATTCAACAGAGTATTTTTCTAGAGGACATCAATATGGTAAGCCTAATGGTCTGTTTTATACGAGCCCAAATTCTGATTGGTATATGATTACTTACGCAGAATGTAAATTTATTGAAGCTGAAGCAAATTTTAGAAATGGCGATAAAGCGGCTGCTTTTGCTGCATACAAAGAAGGTATCGAGGCAGATATGTCTAATATGGGTGTTGATGCTGGTGATATTTCTGATTATTTGACTCATGTTGATAATATTGGTGCTGCGAATATTACTCTAGAGCGTATCATGACTCAAAAACATATTGCAACAGTAATGAATCCTGAAACTTGGGTTGATTTGCGTAGAGTTGAGTACGATAATACTTTTACAAGACTTAAGAGACCTCAAAATCTTAATGCTAGTATATTCCCAATTTCAGGTGATGAAGTTGATGGTAAAGAAGTGTGGATTCGTGCTCTTAAATATGACAATAGAAATATTGAGAGAAATTCAGCTAATTTGCCTGATAATGATGATGCATCGCGTTTCCCAACTAGAGTTTGGTGGAACACTCCTGATGCTGATGATGTAGTTGATCTAACGAACTAA
- a CDS encoding phosphodiester glycosidase family protein — MKRNRDFLKRTDMKLDFPRSLFLVLFTFLIVNTFASVPDTTMVVKGVYGVVYSKITFRKGPIVIHQLRIDMSCEKFEFSGSIANSYLGFGLEKTSRMVARENKKENRVIAAVNADFFGGERPVFENCMIVDGEFVKGVKMSRTLFMEDEQGIVHLDNYQFNGICMVNNDTLVLDGLNVPVEKHKSCFYNKFYRRMPVQNDSVVYWKLKPLKKDVIGSVGSYQVEECLVNPDSLNFVLGRKYLGLGCSAKKIIRENDTIDIRLSISPEGVAPHFLIGGLPRLIQNGKRIVNFKNREGLSRKGFWKDRHPRTAIGLDHKNNYLYIVVVDGRQPGYSMGMKLKELGKYLKKLGCDDALNFDGGGSSAMIFNQVLMNKPSDKNGERDVSNIFLIRKR, encoded by the coding sequence GTGAAAAGAAATAGAGATTTTCTTAAACGTACTGATATGAAGTTAGACTTTCCGAGATCCTTATTTTTAGTTTTGTTTACTTTTTTGATTGTGAATACATTCGCTTCTGTTCCTGATACTACTATGGTAGTGAAAGGGGTTTATGGTGTGGTATATAGCAAAATTACTTTTAGGAAAGGGCCAATTGTTATTCATCAGTTGCGAATTGATATGTCATGCGAAAAATTTGAATTTTCAGGTAGCATCGCAAATAGTTATTTGGGATTTGGTTTGGAAAAAACTTCGCGAATGGTAGCTCGGGAAAATAAAAAGGAAAACAGAGTTATTGCTGCTGTGAATGCTGATTTTTTTGGCGGTGAGAGGCCTGTTTTTGAGAATTGTATGATTGTAGATGGAGAATTTGTAAAAGGGGTTAAAATGTCTCGTACACTTTTTATGGAGGACGAACAGGGCATTGTTCATCTAGATAACTATCAATTTAATGGAATTTGCATGGTGAACAATGATACTCTAGTTCTAGATGGTCTTAATGTTCCCGTTGAAAAACACAAAAGTTGTTTTTATAATAAGTTTTATCGAAGAATGCCGGTTCAGAATGATTCTGTAGTATATTGGAAGTTAAAGCCATTAAAAAAAGATGTTATTGGTTCTGTTGGGAGTTATCAGGTTGAAGAGTGTTTAGTTAATCCTGATTCTCTCAATTTCGTTTTAGGTCGGAAATATTTAGGTTTGGGATGCTCTGCAAAAAAAATAATAAGAGAAAATGACACGATTGACATTCGTTTAAGTATTTCACCTGAAGGTGTTGCTCCGCATTTTTTGATAGGAGGCTTACCTCGATTAATTCAGAATGGGAAAAGAATTGTCAATTTTAAAAATAGAGAAGGGCTAAGTAGAAAAGGATTTTGGAAAGATAGACATCCGCGTACCGCAATTGGTCTTGATCACAAAAATAATTATCTGTATATAGTTGTAGTAGATGGTCGCCAACCAGGCTATAGTATGGGTATGAAATTAAAAGAATTAGGCAAATACCTTAAAAAATTAGGATGCGATGATGCATTGAATTTTGATGGTGGAGGTTCATCTGCTATGATTTTTAATCAAGTATTGATGAATAAACCTTCCGATAAAAATGGAGAACGAGATGTTTCGAATATCTTTTTGATTAGAAAACGATAA
- a CDS encoding C40 family peptidase, with amino-acid sequence MKYLPIAIFSILLLLLSVYSCDKENQLLIEANSISKQVEAKYSPDQREAIFKTSFFFENNKLIIRGETSELMAKQALYSALEKLDVGILDSLNLLPGKSLKDKNWGVINLSVVNLRAYPKHSAELVSQSIMGTPVKLLKEDNGWYQIQTPDRYIAWVDGAAIARKTLNEMNQWRNSKRIIFIPDFEVVKDPGQNEVVTDLVAGSILRVENENQANYDLSLPDGRRIQVDKSNCELFSDWENRELEDATLLTKTAKQFIGRPYLWGGTSVKGVDCSGFVKSVYFINGIILARDASLQFLHGDTISPEHGFLKLAEGDLVFFGRAKTDEKPMKVTHVGMYMNQGEYIHSSGRVRINSFEPEAENFNNYRSVSWLGGRRVLNRMGEPGIIRVSEHPWY; translated from the coding sequence ATGAAATACTTACCTATTGCTATTTTTTCTATACTACTACTTCTTCTTAGTGTGTATTCTTGTGACAAGGAGAATCAACTTTTAATTGAAGCAAATAGTATTTCCAAACAGGTAGAGGCTAAGTATTCACCAGATCAGAGAGAGGCTATTTTTAAAACGTCATTCTTTTTCGAAAATAATAAGCTGATAATTAGAGGAGAAACGAGTGAATTGATGGCAAAGCAAGCATTGTATTCTGCACTTGAAAAGTTAGATGTTGGAATATTGGATAGTCTAAATTTATTGCCAGGAAAAAGTTTAAAGGATAAAAATTGGGGAGTAATTAATTTAAGCGTTGTGAATTTAAGAGCATACCCAAAGCATTCGGCAGAACTTGTTTCACAGTCAATAATGGGAACTCCAGTTAAGCTATTGAAAGAAGACAATGGCTGGTATCAAATACAGACTCCTGATCGATATATTGCTTGGGTTGATGGTGCCGCAATTGCTCGGAAAACACTAAATGAAATGAATCAGTGGAGGAATTCGAAAAGAATAATTTTCATTCCTGATTTTGAAGTAGTAAAAGATCCAGGTCAAAATGAGGTGGTGACTGATTTGGTTGCTGGTTCAATCCTTAGAGTTGAGAATGAGAATCAAGCCAACTATGATTTGAGCTTACCAGATGGTAGAAGAATACAAGTTGATAAATCAAATTGTGAACTGTTTTCTGATTGGGAAAACCGAGAATTAGAAGATGCTACTCTTTTAACGAAAACGGCAAAGCAATTTATCGGGAGGCCTTATTTGTGGGGCGGAACTTCTGTAAAAGGGGTAGATTGTAGTGGCTTTGTTAAGTCAGTTTACTTTATAAACGGGATTATTTTGGCCCGTGATGCATCATTACAGTTTCTTCATGGAGATACCATTTCTCCTGAGCATGGGTTTTTGAAATTAGCAGAAGGAGATTTGGTTTTTTTCGGAAGAGCAAAGACAGATGAAAAGCCTATGAAAGTTACTCATGTGGGAATGTATATGAACCAAGGAGAATATATTCATTCATCAGGCAGAGTTAGGATAAATAGTTTTGAGCCTGAAGCTGAAAATTTCAATAATTACAGATCGGTTTCTTGGTTGGGTGGTAGAAGGGTTTTAAATAGAATGGGAGAGCCAGGTATAATTAGGGTTTCTGAACATCCATGGTATTAA
- a CDS encoding dipeptide epimerase: MAIDRRKFLENTGLLAGAAFLLPTMNSCSEAGMGKSNYSGKGLKLSFESYELQLKHVFTIASFSRTTTPVMLTKIEWDGFVGYGEASMPPYLGESHKTARKFLSSLNLKQFSDPFRLNEILSYVDSVAEGNCAAKASIDIALHDLIGKLLDKSWFEIWGYNQEDTPVTTFTIGMDQPDVVTEKVKEASPYKMLKVKIGRGTDEEMINTIRKITDVPLCVDVNQGWKDKQEALDKIHWLKEKGVVFVEQPMDKHNLDDMAWLTQHSPLPTIADEAIQRLDDVAKLHGAYSGINIKLMKCTGMREAHKMMNVARSLDMKVMIGCMTETSCGVSAAAQLSPMVDWADLDGNLLISNDPFKGIEILDGKVILPNRSGIGVIKI, encoded by the coding sequence ATGGCAATAGACAGAAGAAAATTTTTAGAAAATACAGGCTTGTTGGCAGGAGCGGCATTTTTGCTTCCTACGATGAATTCTTGCAGTGAAGCAGGAATGGGTAAATCAAATTATTCAGGAAAAGGACTGAAGCTTAGTTTTGAGTCTTATGAGTTGCAGTTAAAACATGTATTTACGATTGCATCCTTTTCCAGAACAACCACTCCGGTTATGCTTACAAAAATTGAGTGGGATGGATTTGTTGGTTATGGTGAAGCTTCAATGCCACCATATTTAGGCGAATCACATAAGACTGCAAGGAAATTTTTAAGCAGTTTAAATTTGAAACAATTTTCAGATCCGTTTCGCTTGAATGAAATTTTGAGCTATGTAGATTCTGTTGCTGAAGGAAATTGTGCTGCAAAGGCATCAATTGATATTGCATTGCACGATTTAATAGGGAAATTATTAGATAAGTCTTGGTTTGAGATCTGGGGCTATAATCAGGAAGATACTCCTGTAACAACTTTTACTATTGGCATGGATCAGCCTGATGTAGTAACCGAAAAAGTGAAGGAAGCTTCTCCTTATAAAATGTTAAAAGTGAAAATTGGTAGAGGTACCGATGAGGAGATGATTAATACAATTCGCAAAATTACAGATGTGCCTTTGTGTGTTGATGTTAATCAAGGATGGAAAGACAAACAAGAGGCATTAGATAAAATTCATTGGTTAAAAGAAAAAGGAGTTGTCTTTGTTGAGCAACCAATGGATAAGCACAATTTGGATGATATGGCATGGTTGACACAGCATAGCCCTTTGCCAACAATCGCAGATGAAGCTATTCAACGTTTGGATGATGTAGCAAAATTGCATGGTGCATATTCTGGTATCAATATTAAATTAATGAAGTGCACAGGAATGCGAGAAGCGCATAAAATGATGAATGTAGCCCGTTCATTGGATATGAAAGTGATGATAGGATGCATGACGGAAACGTCTTGTGGTGTTAGTGCGGCAGCTCAACTGTCGCCTATGGTAGATTGGGCCGATTTGGATGGAAATTTATTAATATCAAATGATCCTTTTAAAGGGATTGAGATTCTCGATGGGAAAGTAATTTTGCCCAACCGTTCGGGAATTGGAGTTATAAAAATATAA
- a CDS encoding SusC/RagA family TonB-linked outer membrane protein yields the protein MRKIACFTLIMLLGWQVSWAQDLLVKGVVTGAEDGLTIPGVSVVVKGTTNGTTTDFDGKYEIKVGTDAILVFTYIGMKSFESAVGTQVELNVALETDNFAMDEIVVVGYGVQKKSDITGSVASISAKDLEDQPVSNAAALLQGRAAGVMVTQTSGAPGSGLSVRVRGTGTVNNSSPLYVVDGIFLDDISSLNPSDFKSLEVLKDASATAIYGSRGANGVILITTKTGNTEKTKVQFEFMTGLQSVWNEPDLMNTEDWLTTYNAAQNNAAAFTGSSAYKPLNLQSPSDNSKNTTDWFDEVTRVGKVYKANATVSKGDENGNTLFSAGYFKNEGVVLNSKYERINARLNNNYNIGSRIKAGINVSLSHTTTDQVNGNAINGILTLAQRMDPITPVRQESGEYASTPYSDLANPVAILNRDVREKSALLVLANSYLQVEPIKNLFIRSSVSLNISRSKEKTYLPSYDYGNEKNLTNSLSKTTREFNGFLSENTISYNMDVEDHSISLLAGFTAEKNKSEYLGASRNNIPNDNDELQYLSASTDLESTNAWNSGEETKMYSYLGRINYNYADTYFLTASFRRDGSSVFGPDKRFGSFPSMSLGWKLRNEKFMDFLPEEIVNRIKVRAGWGRVGNAKIAPYSFASTVQSSDAKVEYSYVFSDGEQAGAAPVKMANLKVQWETVESTNIGLDLAFLNDKLTFTADYFKKETKDMLVQVPIPQYAGYDGSPYVNAGTVENKGFELNLGYRGNIGNDFKYSVNVNASHVDNEVTSLGGGVPIWSGSVSLVGSVTRTAEGFPIGAFYGYEVDGVFQTDAEVASSAQSSEAIGAGDYRFKDQWTDKDEDGVMEEPDGVINGDDRVQIGDPNPDLFYGVNIDMSYKGFDLSMFFQGVSGNEIFNGFKYYNYADIKRFAMASDYKNHWTAQNGSNSMFGLNASTVEKNLRASDFYVEDGSYLRLKNIQLGYTFKNLTPWMSNLRVYFSGQNVFTITDYSGLDPEIGGGTLTQGIDYGTYPQARIFSIGANLTF from the coding sequence ATGAGAAAAATTGCATGCTTTACGTTAATCATGCTTCTTGGCTGGCAGGTATCCTGGGCACAGGATTTGTTAGTGAAAGGTGTGGTTACCGGTGCAGAAGACGGGTTAACTATCCCGGGTGTTTCGGTTGTCGTAAAAGGAACAACTAACGGAACAACTACCGATTTTGATGGAAAATATGAAATCAAAGTTGGAACGGATGCCATTTTGGTATTCACTTACATTGGAATGAAATCATTTGAGTCCGCAGTTGGTACTCAAGTAGAATTAAATGTGGCACTGGAAACTGATAATTTCGCGATGGATGAAATTGTAGTTGTTGGTTATGGTGTACAAAAGAAAAGTGACATTACAGGTTCGGTTGCTAGTATAAGTGCGAAGGATCTGGAAGATCAACCAGTATCAAATGCTGCAGCACTTCTTCAGGGACGCGCTGCTGGTGTTATGGTGACTCAAACTTCAGGTGCTCCAGGATCTGGGTTATCTGTTAGAGTCCGTGGTACAGGTACAGTGAATAATTCATCTCCTCTTTATGTTGTTGATGGAATTTTTCTAGATGATATTTCTAGTTTAAATCCTTCCGATTTTAAAAGTCTTGAGGTTTTGAAAGATGCTTCAGCTACCGCAATTTATGGTTCACGTGGTGCGAATGGTGTTATTTTAATCACAACCAAAACAGGTAATACAGAAAAAACAAAAGTTCAGTTCGAATTTATGACTGGTCTTCAGAGTGTTTGGAATGAGCCAGATTTAATGAATACAGAAGATTGGTTGACTACCTATAATGCTGCTCAAAACAATGCTGCTGCTTTTACAGGATCTAGTGCATACAAACCATTAAATCTTCAATCTCCTTCTGATAATTCAAAAAACACAACAGATTGGTTTGATGAAGTAACTCGTGTTGGGAAAGTTTACAAAGCTAATGCAACAGTTTCCAAAGGGGATGAAAATGGCAACACTTTATTTAGTGCTGGTTACTTTAAAAATGAGGGTGTGGTATTAAATTCTAAATATGAAAGAATTAATGCTCGTTTGAATAACAACTATAACATTGGTTCAAGAATTAAGGCTGGAATTAATGTTTCATTGTCGCATACCACTACTGATCAGGTAAATGGAAATGCAATTAATGGTATCTTAACTCTTGCTCAAAGAATGGATCCTATTACTCCAGTTAGACAAGAATCTGGAGAATATGCTTCTACTCCATATTCCGATTTGGCGAATCCGGTTGCCATTTTGAATAGAGATGTTAGAGAAAAATCAGCTCTTTTGGTTTTGGCAAATTCTTATTTGCAAGTTGAGCCAATTAAGAATTTATTTATTAGATCATCTGTAAGCTTAAATATTTCAAGATCCAAAGAGAAGACTTATTTGCCTTCTTATGATTATGGTAATGAGAAAAATTTAACCAACAGTTTATCAAAAACAACTCGAGAATTTAATGGATTTTTGAGTGAGAATACAATTTCTTACAATATGGATGTTGAAGACCATAGTATTAGTTTACTAGCTGGTTTTACTGCAGAAAAAAATAAATCTGAGTATTTGGGAGCTTCAAGGAATAACATTCCAAATGATAATGACGAATTGCAATATTTGTCAGCTTCTACAGATTTAGAAAGTACAAATGCATGGAACTCTGGAGAAGAAACAAAAATGTATTCTTATTTAGGTAGAATTAACTACAATTATGCTGATACTTATTTCTTAACAGCTTCTTTCCGTCGTGATGGTTCTTCTGTTTTTGGTCCTGATAAACGATTTGGTAGTTTTCCTTCAATGTCTTTAGGATGGAAATTGAGAAATGAAAAATTCATGGATTTTTTACCAGAAGAAATTGTGAACAGAATTAAAGTAAGAGCTGGATGGGGACGTGTAGGTAATGCAAAAATTGCTCCTTACTCATTTGCTTCTACCGTTCAAAGTAGTGATGCAAAAGTTGAGTATTCTTATGTGTTTAGTGATGGAGAACAGGCAGGAGCTGCTCCTGTTAAAATGGCTAACCTTAAAGTGCAATGGGAAACTGTTGAGTCGACTAATATTGGTCTTGATCTTGCTTTTTTGAATGATAAATTGACTTTTACAGCAGATTATTTTAAGAAAGAAACTAAAGATATGTTGGTTCAAGTGCCAATACCGCAATATGCAGGTTACGATGGTAGTCCGTATGTTAATGCTGGTACTGTAGAAAATAAAGGTTTCGAATTAAACTTAGGTTATCGAGGTAATATTGGAAATGACTTTAAATATTCTGTAAATGTAAACGCTTCTCATGTAGACAATGAAGTAACCAGTCTTGGTGGTGGAGTACCTATTTGGAGTGGAAGCGTAAGTCTTGTAGGAAGTGTTACAAGAACTGCAGAAGGATTTCCTATTGGTGCATTCTATGGTTACGAAGTAGATGGTGTTTTTCAAACTGATGCTGAAGTTGCTTCTAGTGCTCAGTCAAGTGAAGCAATTGGAGCTGGTGACTATAGATTTAAAGACCAGTGGACAGATAAAGATGAAGATGGTGTAATGGAAGAGCCAGATGGAGTAATTAATGGTGATGACCGTGTTCAAATTGGTGATCCAAATCCAGATTTATTTTATGGTGTAAATATCGATATGTCGTATAAAGGTTTCGATTTGTCAATGTTTTTCCAAGGAGTAAGTGGTAATGAAATTTTTAATGGTTTCAAATACTACAATTACGCCGATATCAAAAGATTTGCAATGGCATCTGATTATAAAAATCATTGGACTGCTCAGAATGGATCTAATTCCATGTTTGGATTAAATGCTTCTACTGTAGAGAAAAATTTGAGAGCTTCAGATTTTTACGTTGAGGATGGATCTTACTTACGTTTAAAAAACATTCAATTGGGTTATACTTTTAAAAACCTTACTCCTTGGATGTCTAATTTACGTGTTTATTTCTCTGGACAGAATGTATTTACTATTACCGATTATTCAGGATTGGATCCAGAGATTGGTGGAGGTACATTAACTCAAGGGATCGATTACGGAACCTATCCACAAGCGAGAATTTTTTCAATTGGAGCTAATTTAACTTTCTAA
- a CDS encoding RagB/SusD family nutrient uptake outer membrane protein yields the protein MKKIRNIILAGLLIFSLGACDEDYLDTVKIGEQTSESFYSNDAELIKAANACYSPMWEYHYNWGRTSFGNSTTDDAVDREDLKMREYTYDATAFLFTYNYRYNYRGILIANQLLANVEGEDISGVSDKSLQNRVVGEAKFMRAYYYYDLVKNYGGVPLVTIPLLGDDLNKTRATAAEVYAQIETDLKAAVDVLPLKSEYVASKELGRATKGAALGMLVKVCASQASIGYSNQDFYNKDKWAEAKTYAEQLFALGMYDLYQGAYHDLFSEAEENNEESIFEVQFYDSPLDDGAFTNNGNFTTFLNMPWLGAADPYGRYQATYDLYLEFENDDPRREASLINSVQYADQWILEGETPGVVAEDLTGFSNYKHYLSKENYLALGNFRNSPVNERIIRLSDMYLLYAEACYHTDNEGTARIYLNKVRERARQGNIGVLADVTASGTALLDAIYHERRVELCGEGHRLHDLIRTGRLETELKIDGYKVKASITSDGAGGYVVADSGEPIFKATNLTLPKNIFFPLPQSEVDNTGGLVGQNPGY from the coding sequence ATGAAAAAAATAAGAAATATAATATTAGCAGGGCTTTTGATTTTTTCATTAGGAGCCTGTGATGAGGATTATCTGGATACCGTGAAAATCGGGGAGCAAACATCAGAGAGTTTTTATTCGAACGATGCCGAGCTGATTAAAGCGGCAAATGCATGTTATTCTCCTATGTGGGAATACCATTACAACTGGGGGCGCACCTCCTTTGGTAATTCTACTACGGATGATGCAGTAGACAGAGAAGATCTAAAAATGCGTGAGTATACCTATGACGCAACAGCATTTCTTTTCACTTATAACTATCGTTACAACTATCGTGGAATTTTGATTGCGAACCAGTTGTTGGCGAATGTGGAAGGTGAAGACATTTCTGGTGTTTCAGATAAGTCTTTACAAAATCGTGTTGTTGGTGAAGCCAAATTTATGAGAGCATATTATTATTATGACCTTGTTAAGAATTATGGTGGAGTGCCATTGGTAACCATTCCTTTATTAGGTGATGATTTGAATAAAACTCGTGCGACAGCTGCTGAGGTTTATGCTCAAATTGAAACAGACCTGAAAGCTGCAGTGGATGTACTTCCGTTAAAATCGGAATATGTTGCTAGCAAAGAGTTAGGACGTGCAACCAAAGGTGCTGCCTTAGGAATGCTTGTAAAAGTTTGTGCTTCTCAGGCAAGTATTGGTTATTCTAATCAGGATTTTTACAATAAAGATAAATGGGCTGAAGCTAAAACTTATGCAGAACAGTTATTTGCATTAGGAATGTACGATCTTTATCAAGGTGCTTATCATGATTTGTTTTCAGAAGCTGAAGAGAATAATGAAGAGTCTATTTTTGAAGTACAGTTTTACGATTCTCCTCTAGATGATGGTGCTTTTACTAACAATGGAAACTTTACTACTTTTTTAAATATGCCATGGTTAGGAGCAGCTGATCCTTACGGACGTTATCAGGCAACTTACGATTTGTATCTTGAGTTTGAAAATGACGATCCAAGACGTGAAGCTTCATTAATTAATTCAGTGCAATATGCAGATCAATGGATTCTTGAAGGAGAAACTCCAGGTGTTGTTGCTGAGGATTTGACAGGCTTTAGTAATTACAAGCATTATTTATCCAAAGAGAATTATTTAGCTTTAGGTAATTTCAGAAATTCGCCAGTTAATGAACGAATTATTCGTTTGTCAGATATGTATTTATTGTATGCTGAGGCTTGTTATCATACCGATAACGAAGGAACTGCTAGAATTTACTTGAATAAAGTTCGTGAACGTGCTCGTCAAGGCAATATCGGAGTTTTAGCTGATGTTACAGCTTCAGGAACAGCCTTGTTGGATGCAATTTATCATGAGCGTCGTGTAGAGCTTTGTGGTGAAGGCCATAGATTACATGATTTAATCAGAACAGGTAGATTAGAGACTGAACTAAAAATTGATGGATACAAAGTGAAGGCAAGCATCACAAGTGATGGAGCTGGAGGATACGTAGTTGCTGACTCTGGAGAGCCGATTTTTAAAGCAACAAATCTTACTTTACCAAAAAATATTTTCTTTCCTCTTCCACAAAGTGAAGTGGATAATACAGGAGGACTAGTAGGGCAAAACCCTGGATATTAA